In Oscillatoria acuminata PCC 6304, a single window of DNA contains:
- a CDS encoding heavy metal translocating P-type ATPase produces the protein METVNLKLKGMGCASCATRIEEVIQGVPGVEECSVNFSAEQARVKYNPRRTELDRIQTAVSDAGYTAEPLQELGMRDLDAEQQSRQAEQQELQQKVIFGGIISTILVVGSLPMMTGIDWPFIPNWLHHPWVQFALTTPVFIWCGKSFFVGAWKSLKHHHADMNTLVALGTGSAYLYSLVLSIFPGFFTIQGVMPEVYYEIAAVIITLILLGLLFENRAKGQTSEAIRKLMGLQAKTARVIRQGQEMDIPIQEVGVGDVILVRPGEKIPVDGTVLEGSSLIDESMVTGESVPVKKETGDEVIGATMNKTGSFKLKALRVGKDTVLAQIVKLVQDAQGSKAPIQRLADRVTGFFVPVVIAIAIATFVTWFAIMGNLTLAIITTVGVLIIACPCALGLATPTSIMVGTGKGAENGILIKSADSLELAHQIQTIVLDKTGTLTQGKPTVTDYVTVGGTAHSNEIKLLQLAAAVESNSEHPLAEAVVDYAKAQGVEMPLPAVKNFEAVAGMGVQAIVSSRLVQIGTPRWMQELGIDTQALQTYQENWESEAKTSPWIAVDGKIEGVLGIADALKPSSVTAVRGLRRLGLEVVMLTGDNQQTAQAIAQEVGIHRVFAEVRPGQKADKIKKLQAEGKIVAMVGDGINDAPALAQADVGIAIGTGTDVAIAASDITLISGDLQSIVTAIQLSKATIQNIRQNLFFAFIYNTASIPIAAGILYPLTGWLLNPILAGAAMAMSSVSVVTNALRLRKFNAHHS, from the coding sequence ATGGAAACAGTTAATTTGAAATTAAAAGGGATGGGTTGTGCCTCTTGTGCAACCCGCATCGAAGAGGTGATCCAAGGTGTTCCTGGGGTGGAAGAATGCAGTGTCAACTTTAGCGCGGAACAAGCGCGGGTGAAGTATAATCCCCGAAGGACGGAACTCGATCGCATTCAAACTGCTGTCTCTGATGCGGGATATACCGCTGAACCCCTGCAAGAATTGGGGATGCGGGACCTGGATGCGGAACAACAATCCCGACAAGCGGAACAACAAGAATTACAACAGAAGGTAATTTTTGGGGGAATCATTAGCACAATTTTGGTGGTGGGTTCCCTACCCATGATGACGGGAATTGATTGGCCCTTTATTCCCAATTGGTTGCATCATCCTTGGGTGCAATTTGCGCTAACAACTCCGGTGTTTATCTGGTGTGGCAAGTCCTTTTTTGTGGGAGCATGGAAATCGTTGAAACATCATCATGCGGATATGAATACCCTGGTGGCGTTGGGAACGGGTTCTGCTTATCTCTATTCCTTGGTCCTCTCCATTTTTCCCGGATTTTTTACGATTCAAGGGGTGATGCCGGAAGTTTATTATGAAATTGCGGCAGTGATTATTACTCTAATTTTGCTGGGGTTGTTGTTTGAAAATAGAGCAAAAGGGCAAACTTCCGAAGCGATTAGAAAATTAATGGGATTGCAGGCGAAAACAGCGCGGGTGATTCGCCAGGGTCAAGAAATGGATATTCCGATCCAAGAGGTAGGGGTTGGGGATGTGATTTTAGTTCGTCCCGGGGAAAAAATTCCGGTGGATGGGACGGTTTTGGAGGGTTCTTCCTTAATTGATGAGTCAATGGTGACGGGAGAATCGGTGCCGGTGAAGAAAGAAACCGGGGATGAAGTGATTGGCGCGACGATGAATAAAACCGGGAGTTTTAAGTTGAAAGCGTTGCGGGTGGGTAAGGATACGGTGTTGGCGCAAATTGTCAAGTTGGTGCAAGATGCTCAAGGGAGTAAAGCGCCGATTCAACGGTTAGCCGATCGCGTGACAGGATTTTTTGTGCCGGTAGTGATTGCGATTGCGATCGCCACTTTTGTAACCTGGTTTGCCATCATGGGAAATCTCACCCTCGCCATTATTACAACTGTGGGCGTTTTAATTATTGCCTGTCCTTGTGCATTAGGTTTAGCAACGCCAACTTCTATCATGGTGGGAACCGGAAAAGGTGCAGAAAATGGCATTTTAATCAAAAGCGCCGACAGTTTAGAACTCGCTCATCAAATCCAAACCATTGTTTTAGATAAAACCGGCACTTTAACCCAAGGCAAACCCACGGTAACCGATTATGTCACCGTGGGCGGGACTGCTCATAGTAATGAGATTAAATTGTTACAATTAGCCGCAGCGGTAGAAAGTAATTCTGAGCATCCATTAGCCGAGGCTGTGGTAGACTATGCCAAAGCCCAAGGGGTAGAAATGCCGCTTCCAGCCGTTAAGAATTTTGAAGCCGTTGCCGGAATGGGAGTTCAGGCGATCGTCAGCAGCCGCCTGGTGCAAATCGGCACTCCCCGCTGGATGCAGGAATTAGGGATTGATACCCAAGCCTTACAAACCTATCAAGAAAATTGGGAATCCGAAGCTAAAACTAGCCCTTGGATTGCTGTGGATGGAAAAATTGAAGGAGTCTTGGGAATAGCAGATGCTTTAAAACCTTCTTCTGTTACAGCAGTTCGAGGATTGCGCCGCCTGGGATTAGAGGTGGTAATGCTAACGGGAGATAACCAACAAACTGCCCAAGCGATTGCTCAGGAGGTGGGGATTCATCGCGTATTTGCGGAAGTCCGTCCCGGGCAAAAAGCGGATAAAATCAAAAAATTACAAGCTGAGGGTAAAATTGTGGCAATGGTGGGAGATGGAATTAACGATGCCCCCGCCTTGGCTCAAGCCGATGTCGGAATTGCTATTGGAACGGGAACCGATGTCGCCATTGCTGCCAGCGATATTACCCTAATTTCCGGTGATTTACAAAGTATTGTCACCGCGATTCAACTGAGTAAAGCCACAATTCAAAATATCCGCCAAAATCTGTTTTTTGCCTTTATTTACAATACCGCCAGTATCCCCATTGCGGCTGGTATTCTTTATCCCTTAACCGGATGGTTACTCAATCCCATCCTCGCCGGTGCTGCAATGGCGATGAGTTCGGTTTCCGTCGTCACTAATGCCTTGCGCTTACGCAAGTTTAATGCTCATCATTCTTAG
- a CDS encoding TolC family protein — protein sequence MGTFRSVITVGMGTLIALSDIGASLGQTEASGDRLPSPTPETAASSGETRDRTAPTEGLQAQGVTPRVENVPEYLTPNPNPLQFPTERDEVEILGTQPLTLEQALQIAEQNSQQLQEALLTVDRNRAALREARAALYPNLGVQSSLSRSSSTGADLANQRQRQQLGDNAPPAEGGNTSLDGGVELTYNLYNSGRRSGQIGLAETQLLVSELDLERVLADLRLEVREAYYNLQESDDQIDISLSAVQSSEQSLRDAEALERAGLGTRFDVLRARVQLADASQALIQAQAQQRIRRREISRILNVSQVVDISAAEPVEISGLWNLSLEDSIVLALRNRAELEQLLLQRELTDYQRQIALSALGPQVNLFASYNVVEVFGDDLNLADGYNVGGRVQWNLYDGGAARARAVQEERNIEIAETRFGQFRNQVRLQVEQAYFNLRSNFENIQTSNIAVDQARESLRLARLRFQAGVGTQTDVLTAETELTRAQNNRLRAIVTYNRALASMERAIGNVNEGLISTP from the coding sequence ATGGGAACTTTTCGCTCTGTGATCACTGTGGGTATGGGAACGCTAATCGCCTTAAGCGATATCGGCGCAAGTCTTGGACAGACTGAGGCATCAGGCGATCGCCTCCCCAGTCCAACCCCAGAAACCGCCGCTTCCTCCGGGGAAACCCGAGACAGAACTGCCCCCACCGAGGGTTTACAAGCCCAGGGGGTAACCCCTAGGGTAGAAAACGTGCCGGAGTACCTGACCCCTAACCCCAACCCCCTCCAGTTTCCGACTGAACGCGATGAAGTTGAGATTCTCGGCACCCAACCCTTGACCTTAGAACAGGCCCTGCAAATTGCTGAACAGAACAGCCAGCAACTGCAAGAAGCCCTTTTAACCGTGGACCGAAATCGCGCCGCCTTACGAGAAGCGCGTGCCGCCTTGTATCCCAACTTGGGCGTGCAATCGAGCCTATCGCGATCGAGTTCTACCGGGGCAGATTTAGCCAATCAGCGACAAAGACAACAGCTAGGAGACAATGCCCCACCCGCAGAAGGCGGGAACACCAGCTTAGATGGGGGAGTGGAACTCACCTATAACCTGTACAATTCCGGTCGGCGATCGGGTCAGATTGGCTTGGCTGAAACCCAGTTGCTGGTGAGTGAATTAGACCTGGAACGGGTGCTTGCCGACTTGCGTTTAGAGGTTCGTGAGGCTTATTATAACCTCCAAGAATCCGATGACCAGATTGACATTAGCCTCTCGGCTGTGCAAAGTTCGGAACAGAGCTTACGAGACGCCGAAGCCTTGGAACGAGCAGGATTAGGGACAAGGTTTGATGTGCTCCGCGCCAGGGTCCAGTTAGCCGATGCCTCCCAAGCCCTGATCCAAGCGCAAGCCCAGCAGCGGATCCGTCGCCGGGAAATTTCACGGATTTTAAACGTTTCGCAAGTGGTAGATATTTCCGCTGCCGAACCTGTGGAAATTTCGGGGCTGTGGAATTTGTCGTTAGAAGATAGCATCGTCCTGGCGTTGAGAAATCGAGCCGAGTTAGAGCAGTTGTTGTTACAGCGGGAACTGACGGATTATCAGCGTCAGATTGCCTTGTCTGCTCTAGGTCCTCAAGTCAATTTGTTTGCCAGCTATAACGTGGTGGAAGTTTTTGGGGATGACTTGAATTTAGCCGATGGCTACAACGTCGGGGGTAGGGTGCAGTGGAATTTATATGATGGGGGGGCCGCTAGAGCGCGAGCCGTTCAAGAGGAGCGGAATATTGAGATTGCGGAAACGCGATTTGGGCAGTTTCGCAACCAAGTCCGTTTACAGGTGGAGCAAGCCTATTTTAACTTGCGATCGAACTTCGAGAATATCCAAACCTCGAATATTGCCGTGGATCAGGCGCGGGAAAGTTTGCGCCTTGCGCGGTTGCGGTTTCAAGCCGGTGTAGGGACTCAGACGGACGTGCTGACGGCGGAAACAGAACTGACTCGCGCTCAGAATAACCGCCTGCGGGCGATCGTCACCTACAATCGGGCATTAGCTTCTATGGAACGGGCGATCGGAAATGTGAATGAGGGGCTGATTTCTACACCATAA
- a CDS encoding 2Fe-2S iron-sulfur cluster-binding protein codes for MPNIKFVDENKEVVAADGANLRLKALENGIELYKFVGKLMNCGGYGQCGTCIVEVVEGMENLSDRTPAENQKLKKKPPSYRLACQTLVNGPVSVKTKP; via the coding sequence GTGCCTAATATCAAATTTGTGGATGAAAACAAGGAAGTAGTCGCGGCAGATGGTGCCAACTTGCGACTTAAAGCCTTAGAAAATGGAATCGAACTCTACAAGTTTGTCGGGAAATTGATGAACTGTGGCGGTTACGGTCAATGTGGCACCTGCATCGTTGAAGTCGTCGAAGGCATGGAAAATCTCTCCGATCGCACTCCCGCAGAAAATCAAAAACTCAAGAAAAAGCCCCCGAGTTATCGTTTGGCTTGTCAAACCTTGGTCAATGGGCCAGTGAGCGTCAAAACCAAGCCCTAA
- the psbM gene encoding photosystem II reaction center protein PsbM has translation MQVNDLGFVASLLFVLVPAVFLLILYIQTASKSKES, from the coding sequence ATGCAAGTTAACGACTTAGGATTTGTGGCCAGCCTTCTCTTTGTGCTCGTCCCAGCCGTGTTCCTGTTGATCCTCTATATTCAAACCGCCAGCAAAAGCAAAGAGAGCTAA
- a CDS encoding universal stress protein: MIQKILVAVAGRGLCEEMVKMLMDIPSFRSASVTVLHVVAPEVTADAMSDKLAEGGKILADAVKFLNIDPSKVNPRLKQGDPKTVVCEVAEEENSDLIIMGSRALGRLQAILEGSVSQYVFQLASRPMLLVKDDVYVKKIRRILLAVDKSDSAKQCLDLALMMVKDIDGGQLELVHVNSKPMDKPEQDPVLASAVAEAKKYGISYRCHTPKGKAGEEICRLADDVNADLVMLGSPDRRPNIAKSFVDLDRLLGGSLSDYVRVYANCPVLLGRTST, encoded by the coding sequence ATGATCCAAAAAATATTAGTGGCAGTCGCCGGACGAGGACTCTGTGAAGAGATGGTCAAGATGTTGATGGACATCCCCTCGTTTCGATCGGCCTCAGTGACAGTGTTGCACGTCGTGGCCCCGGAAGTCACCGCTGATGCTATGTCGGATAAGTTGGCAGAGGGTGGCAAAATCCTCGCCGATGCCGTCAAATTTTTGAATATCGACCCCAGCAAAGTCAATCCCCGTCTGAAGCAGGGAGACCCGAAAACTGTCGTCTGTGAAGTGGCAGAGGAAGAAAATTCTGACTTGATCATCATGGGTTCCCGGGCCTTGGGACGTTTGCAGGCCATTTTAGAAGGATCCGTGAGTCAATATGTCTTCCAGCTTGCTTCCCGTCCGATGTTGCTGGTCAAAGATGATGTCTACGTTAAAAAAATTCGGCGAATTCTCTTAGCTGTAGACAAATCCGACTCGGCGAAACAATGTCTGGATTTGGCCTTGATGATGGTCAAAGATATTGATGGGGGACAGTTGGAGTTAGTCCATGTCAACTCAAAACCGATGGACAAACCGGAACAGGACCCAGTATTAGCTTCAGCAGTGGCGGAGGCGAAGAAATATGGCATTTCCTATCGCTGCCACACGCCAAAAGGAAAAGCGGGAGAAGAAATCTGTCGCTTGGCGGATGATGTGAATGCGGATCTGGTGATGCTGGGTTCTCCCGATCGCCGTCCTAACATTGCCAAGAGCTTTGTGGACCTCGATCGCCTCTTAGGGGGTTCTCTCTCCGACTATGTGCGGGTTTATGCCAACTGTCCGGTGTTGTTAGGTCGGACTTCGACCTAG
- a CDS encoding acyl-CoA thioesterase encodes MAQEKETQPQLPPTQAIARMSEKSPEGWFEYRVRAYPHHTDYGGIVWHGTYLIWMEEARVESLRAIGVNFADLVALGCDLPVVELALRYHKPMKLGTEAVVRTRMLEMDGVRLNWEYQIQSLDAQELYVTGVVTLVTVDIEKGRIMRRLPESVKDALVKLSR; translated from the coding sequence ATGGCTCAGGAAAAAGAGACACAACCCCAACTTCCCCCCACACAGGCGATCGCCCGTATGAGCGAAAAATCCCCCGAAGGATGGTTCGAGTACCGCGTCCGAGCTTATCCCCATCATACCGACTATGGGGGCATCGTTTGGCATGGCACCTACTTAATCTGGATGGAAGAAGCACGAGTCGAATCCTTGCGGGCGATCGGGGTCAATTTTGCCGATTTAGTCGCCCTCGGGTGCGATTTACCCGTAGTTGAGTTAGCCTTGCGCTACCACAAACCCATGAAACTCGGCACCGAAGCCGTCGTCAGAACCCGGATGCTAGAAATGGATGGAGTCCGCCTCAATTGGGAATATCAGATTCAGTCCCTAGATGCCCAAGAGTTGTACGTCACTGGAGTCGTTACTCTCGTTACCGTAGATATCGAAAAAGGCCGCATCATGCGCCGGTTACCTGAATCGGTCAAAGATGCCTTAGTTAAACTCTCCCGGTAG
- a CDS encoding choice-of-anchor D domain-containing protein gives MITPITQLNIPGGAYTDHQGQSFTAHENGTINEIAVFISGIFNGNLLIYNSDNGSGIGSTKGTPAYEQTGVLLPDGMAWKTVTLDTPYTVTSGETYSFIFEGLGSFSFADTDVYAGGSYIFNYGNVQADRDLAFFINPPEIDIKGNNISIANNTFTPSISNGTDFGYTDIGLPMVQTFTIDNLGSSDLLLSGGPLVTITGPDASHFTVQTLPADTIGVGQSTTFQITFTSWVSGPSTAQINIASNDLDEANYAFYVKGHSIDPLMHFPPPPDEPEPIDNPGGELPTEPIIEPDPIAPTEPVVTDPTPTEPIIQPDPIASTPPVVTQPTPTDPIIPPDPITSTPPVVMQPTPTDPSIPPDPIAETPPVVMQPTPTDPIIEPTPPVLVTPPSEPAEQNPPGVFVVGNEGQINVEFLFDGSSNIAQMAVFSIEGMENLAIGSTAYMQEAARRALSGSSEGHVIISDRWEGARFSDSFNEFGDLNWNGGAYQGTQNFAMTPGTKLAMMLVPHGTVQDVLSDANGLRGLRIPLFSTQSTQGQMVDLTGEGNTFGWEDQPINGNSAQTSDYKDLIFKIEGATGEALPVDDLIVSSRDWRNLPLGQDILNYAQTGVSNTPDPWFFFDPFMPMFWGFQGWAMDGYIANAEIFFDANKNGLRDENEPFGTTDENGLFQFEASLEAFDTNNNGQLDASEGHIVVIGGIDTANGLPLETPLKATPDSLVVSLLTSITADLIDEGLSPFEADEKVKQALSLPDDVDLSTFDPIAATEENLDGGAYINLSMVQVQNLVTQTAALIDGASSLSRADIAGMVVKSLANRFQSVTRFDVASSDQIQTLIEDAARKVHESDPSVNLDELFAMASSAAQVMAAANQQIAEAVANGGTDINGAIALIQKVSLDGTTKDLLAAGSGELSLEELLAKNTGDGLTSRITAIAETLPDEAQTPEAEEAGAQINPVLTPILPGTLLGSSEGSETAATAENTASTDSGDRNPSPSETSVDLAKMLFDADYYLAQNADVAIAIQTGSLPSAIAHFAAFGFAEGRVPSQLFAETYLTQNPDVAEAVANGSFTSGFAHFIKFGFAEGRFPSPLLKDLETLYLSQNPDATESVSQGTATNGLEHWVMVGLAEGRNPLPAFEVLAATFDSAFYAEQNADVVAAVEMGSFKSVLEHFVLFGMNEGRNPSLRFSNGNYLANNPDVAEAVNQGTVPSGYAHLMSHGFAEGRISGTLSTSGLRGLSSSGNQANPVADILTGEAITTELIGGSGVDTFLLGDANDVFYGNFNQQGAAMIVNFNPTEDFIQLPGSPSDYQLIPAPSGMPTGMAIVQPEGDRTELIALVQDVESLNLQESYFSFV, from the coding sequence ATGATTACTCCCATTACTCAATTGAATATACCCGGTGGAGCATACACCGATCATCAGGGACAGAGTTTTACCGCCCATGAAAATGGAACCATCAATGAAATCGCTGTTTTTATAAGCGGGATTTTTAACGGCAACTTATTAATTTACAACAGCGATAATGGGAGTGGTATTGGTTCCACCAAAGGCACTCCAGCCTATGAGCAGACGGGTGTACTCCTCCCCGATGGCATGGCTTGGAAAACCGTTACATTGGATACGCCTTATACGGTGACCAGTGGAGAAACCTATTCCTTTATTTTCGAGGGACTCGGGTCATTCTCCTTTGCCGATACCGACGTTTATGCGGGCGGCAGTTATATTTTTAACTACGGCAATGTGCAGGCTGATCGAGATTTAGCGTTTTTCATCAATCCGCCAGAAATTGATATCAAGGGGAACAATATTTCGATCGCCAACAACACTTTTACCCCCTCGATAAGTAACGGCACGGATTTTGGCTATACGGATATTGGCCTCCCAATGGTTCAAACTTTTACAATTGACAACTTAGGTTCCAGTGATTTGCTGTTATCTGGTGGACCTTTGGTGACCATTACCGGGCCAGATGCCAGCCATTTCACTGTGCAAACTTTACCAGCGGATACCATTGGCGTCGGTCAATCTACCACATTTCAAATTACTTTCACCTCTTGGGTGAGCGGACCTAGCACGGCACAAATTAATATAGCCAGTAACGACCTCGACGAAGCGAATTACGCATTTTATGTTAAAGGTCATAGCATAGATCCTTTGATGCACTTCCCTCCGCCACCTGATGAGCCTGAACCCATTGACAACCCAGGGGGGGAATTGCCGACCGAACCCATCATCGAACCCGATCCGATCGCTCCAACGGAACCTGTGGTGACGGACCCAACCCCGACCGAACCCATCATCCAACCGGATCCGATCGCCTCAACTCCACCCGTGGTGACGCAGCCCACCCCCACGGATCCGATCATCCCACCGGATCCGATCACTTCAACTCCACCCGTGGTGATGCAGCCCACCCCCACGGATCCGAGCATCCCACCGGATCCGATCGCCGAAACTCCACCCGTGGTGATGCAGCCAACCCCCACGGACCCGATCATTGAACCCACTCCCCCAGTCCTTGTAACGCCACCCTCGGAACCTGCCGAACAAAATCCCCCCGGAGTCTTTGTCGTCGGCAACGAGGGTCAGATTAATGTAGAGTTCCTGTTTGACGGCAGTAGCAATATTGCACAAATGGCTGTGTTCTCTATAGAAGGGATGGAGAACCTAGCGATCGGATCTACGGCATATATGCAAGAAGCCGCAAGGCGGGCCTTAAGCGGATCCTCCGAAGGTCATGTTATCATCTCCGACCGTTGGGAAGGTGCTCGTTTCAGTGACTCCTTCAACGAATTTGGAGACTTGAACTGGAATGGAGGTGCTTATCAAGGGACTCAGAATTTCGCCATGACACCGGGGACCAAATTGGCGATGATGCTTGTCCCACATGGCACCGTGCAGGATGTGTTGAGCGACGCTAATGGCCTCCGAGGACTCCGCATTCCCCTGTTTTCCACTCAATCGACTCAGGGACAGATGGTGGATCTCACCGGAGAGGGTAACACCTTTGGTTGGGAAGATCAGCCGATTAATGGCAATAGCGCCCAGACTAGCGACTACAAAGATCTCATTTTCAAAATTGAGGGAGCCACCGGGGAAGCATTGCCTGTGGATGACTTGATCGTCTCTTCCCGAGATTGGCGCAATCTGCCTCTAGGACAGGACATCCTCAATTACGCCCAAACGGGGGTCTCTAATACTCCGGACCCGTGGTTTTTCTTTGACCCGTTTATGCCGATGTTTTGGGGGTTCCAAGGGTGGGCAATGGATGGCTACATTGCCAATGCTGAGATCTTCTTTGATGCCAATAAAAATGGCCTGCGCGATGAGAACGAACCCTTTGGCACAACGGACGAAAATGGCCTGTTTCAATTTGAGGCATCCCTGGAAGCCTTTGATACCAATAACAATGGTCAACTCGACGCCAGCGAAGGTCACATTGTCGTGATTGGGGGGATTGATACCGCCAATGGCTTACCCTTAGAAACACCGCTCAAAGCGACGCCAGATTCTCTGGTTGTCAGTCTGTTAACTAGCATCACGGCGGATTTGATTGATGAGGGATTATCTCCGTTTGAAGCGGATGAGAAAGTAAAACAAGCGTTATCCTTGCCCGATGATGTGGATTTGAGTACCTTCGACCCGATCGCCGCGACGGAGGAAAACCTAGACGGGGGTGCATATATTAACCTGTCAATGGTGCAGGTACAAAATTTAGTGACTCAGACGGCGGCTTTAATTGATGGCGCTTCTAGCTTGTCACGAGCAGATATTGCGGGGATGGTTGTCAAAAGCCTCGCGAATCGTTTTCAGTCGGTTACCCGCTTTGATGTCGCCTCCAGCGATCAAATCCAAACCTTGATAGAAGATGCGGCGCGGAAGGTTCACGAGAGTGACCCCTCTGTCAATTTGGATGAGTTATTCGCAATGGCGTCCTCGGCAGCGCAAGTGATGGCGGCAGCTAATCAGCAGATTGCGGAAGCGGTAGCGAATGGAGGGACGGATATTAATGGGGCGATCGCCCTGATCCAAAAAGTCTCCCTCGATGGCACGACTAAAGACCTTTTGGCAGCCGGTTCCGGGGAATTATCCCTAGAAGAACTACTGGCGAAGAATACCGGGGACGGTTTAACATCGCGGATTACCGCGATCGCTGAAACCTTGCCCGATGAAGCTCAGACCCCTGAAGCTGAAGAGGCAGGCGCTCAAATTAACCCCGTCTTAACTCCGATTCTCCCAGGTACATTACTGGGGAGTTCTGAAGGGTCCGAAACGGCTGCAACTGCTGAGAATACTGCAAGTACCGACAGTGGCGATCGCAACCCTTCTCCCTCGGAAACTTCGGTGGATTTGGCCAAGATGCTGTTTGATGCCGACTACTATTTGGCACAGAATGCCGATGTTGCCATCGCCATTCAAACCGGGAGTCTCCCCAGTGCGATCGCTCACTTTGCGGCCTTTGGTTTCGCCGAAGGACGGGTGCCGAGTCAGTTATTTGCTGAAACCTATCTGACCCAGAACCCCGATGTAGCCGAAGCCGTGGCTAACGGATCATTCACCAGTGGGTTCGCTCACTTTATCAAATTTGGCTTTGCTGAAGGTCGGTTCCCCAGTCCGTTATTAAAAGACTTAGAGACTTTGTATCTCTCCCAAAACCCTGATGCTACGGAATCCGTCAGTCAAGGGACTGCTACAAACGGACTAGAACATTGGGTGATGGTGGGTCTTGCAGAGGGTCGCAATCCCTTACCCGCATTTGAGGTTCTTGCTGCTACCTTTGACTCAGCATTCTACGCCGAACAGAATGCCGATGTCGTCGCAGCAGTAGAAATGGGGAGTTTCAAGAGTGTCTTAGAACACTTTGTGTTATTTGGCATGAATGAGGGTCGCAATCCCAGTCTCCGCTTTAGTAATGGCAACTACCTAGCGAATAACCCCGATGTTGCGGAAGCGGTTAACCAGGGGACTGTCCCGAGTGGGTATGCTCACTTGATGAGTCATGGATTTGCAGAGGGTCGCATCAGTGGTACTCTCTCCACTAGCGGATTGCGCGGGTTGAGCAGTTCAGGGAATCAAGCTAATCCGGTGGCAGATATTTTGACTGGAGAAGCTATAACAACTGAGTTGATTGGCGGTAGCGGAGTAGATACTTTTCTGCTGGGGGATGCCAATGATGTATTTTATGGCAATTTCAATCAGCAAGGTGCAGCGATGATTGTCAACTTTAACCCGACCGAAGATTTCATCCAGTTGCCCGGTTCACCCAGCGACTATCAGTTAATTCCAGCACCTTCGGGGATGCCAACTGGAATGGCAATTGTCCAACCGGAAGGCGATCGCACCGAATTGATTGCCCTGGTTCAAGATGTAGAATCTCTGAACTTACAGGAAAGTTACTTTAGTTTCGTTTAA
- the truB gene encoding tRNA pseudouridine(55) synthase TruB, giving the protein MEGFLNLNKPPGMTSHDCVSRIRRLLRTKRVGHGGTLDPAATGVLPIAVGKATRLLQYLRQDKAYQATVRLGVTTTTDDLEGETVAATPVPQLTREQVAAQLPQFLGKISQIPPAYSAIQVQGKRLYDLARAGETIEVPSRVVEVHNIQVLAWREGDFPEIDLAIACGPGTYIRAIARDLGAVLETGGTLAHLTRTESCGLPLKESLTFEDIETQTSQGTFQLIPPDQVLAHLSQIPLNSNDGRRWCQGQRIPLSELGEIVPPVQIYGEDGTFLGISEIESSDGDWVLVPKMVFEPVS; this is encoded by the coding sequence GTGGAAGGATTTCTGAATCTCAACAAACCCCCTGGCATGACCTCTCATGACTGCGTATCCCGGATCCGAAGACTGCTACGAACCAAGCGTGTGGGACATGGTGGTACCTTAGATCCAGCAGCAACGGGGGTCTTGCCGATCGCCGTGGGGAAGGCAACGCGCCTGCTGCAATACCTGCGCCAAGATAAAGCCTATCAGGCAACGGTGCGCCTGGGGGTCACCACCACCACCGATGATTTAGAAGGGGAAACCGTCGCCGCTACACCTGTTCCCCAACTCACCCGGGAACAGGTAGCGGCGCAATTACCGCAATTTCTGGGGAAGATTTCCCAAATTCCTCCAGCTTACAGTGCAATTCAAGTCCAAGGGAAACGGTTGTATGATTTAGCCAGAGCAGGGGAAACCATCGAAGTCCCAAGTCGCGTAGTAGAGGTCCATAATATCCAGGTGTTGGCGTGGCGAGAGGGGGATTTTCCCGAAATCGACCTAGCGATCGCCTGTGGACCCGGGACCTATATCCGGGCGATCGCCCGGGACCTGGGTGCCGTCTTGGAAACCGGCGGAACCCTCGCACATCTCACCCGAACCGAAAGCTGTGGGTTACCCCTGAAAGAGAGTTTAACCTTTGAGGACATCGAAACTCAAACCAGTCAGGGGACCTTTCAACTCATCCCACCGGATCAGGTGTTAGCCCATTTAAGTCAGATTCCTTTAAATTCTAATGATGGTCGTCGCTGGTGCCAAGGTCAACGGATTCCCCTCTCAGAGTTAGGGGAAATTGTCCCCCCTGTGCAGATTTATGGAGAAGATGGCACATTTTTGGGGATTAGCGAGATTGAATCATCCGATGGCGATTGGGTTTTAGTGCCGAAAATGGTGTTTGAACCCGTTAGTTAA